In Nicotiana tabacum cultivar K326 chromosome 19, ASM71507v2, whole genome shotgun sequence, one DNA window encodes the following:
- the LOC142173735 gene encoding uncharacterized protein LOC142173735, which translates to MDFIDGLPKVKGYEVIMVVVEMLSNHNQRQRYGVLEQFLAGDICFTRSTSVQLNMSSAYHPQSDSQTEVAPLIHLPYIPGESAASEVDNILTSGELKLQLLKHHLSRAQLRMKNEADKHMSDRSFQVGDWMYLKVQPYKQTTISSQPYQKLAAKFNRPFQVTKSIGSVPIHFYFQHQSKSI; encoded by the exons ATGGATTTCATTGATGGTTTACCAAAGGTTAAAGGGTATGAAGTTATCATGGTAGTTGTAGAGATGTTGAGCAA CCATAACCAGCGACAAAGATACGGTGTTCTTGAGCAATTTTTGGCAGGAGATATTTGCTTTACAAGGAGTACAAGTGTACAACTCAATATGTCATCAGCCTACCACCCACAATCTGATAGTCAAACAGAAGTG GCCCCTCTTATACATCTTCCATACATTCCTGGTGAATCTGCTGCAAGTGAAGTGGACAACATTCTCACTAGTGGGGAACTCAAACTTCAACTCCTCAAACATCATTTATCTAGAGCCCAGCTAAGAATGAAGAATGAGGCTGACAAACACATGAGTGACAGATCCTTCCAAGTTGGAGATTGGATGTATTTGAAAGTTCAACCCTATAAGCAGACAACCATATCTTCTCAGCCATACCAGAAACTAGCTGCTAAGTTCAATAGACCATTTCAGGTGACCAAGAGTATAGGTTCTGTCCCTATACACTTTTACTTCCAGCATCAGTCAAAATCCATCTAA